The following proteins are encoded in a genomic region of Arcobacter suis CECT 7833:
- a CDS encoding acyltransferase, which translates to MIHKLADVQTQNVGENTNIWQFCVVLKNAEIGSNCNINAQVLIENDVIIGNNVTIKSGVQIWDGIFLEDNVFIGPNVTFTNDFLPRSKQYPNSFLKTTIKRSASIGANSTIVCGITINEYAMIGAGSVVTKDVGNQELWYGNPAKHKGYVCKCGQKCDNKLICENCNENN; encoded by the coding sequence ATGATTCATAAGCTAGCAGATGTACAGACGCAGAATGTGGGAGAAAATACAAATATTTGGCAGTTTTGTGTAGTATTAAAAAATGCAGAAATCGGTAGTAATTGTAATATAAATGCACAAGTTCTTATAGAAAATGATGTAATTATTGGAAATAATGTAACAATAAAAAGTGGTGTACAAATCTGGGATGGAATATTTTTAGAAGATAATGTATTTATTGGACCAAATGTAACTTTTACAAATGATTTCTTACCAAGAAGTAAACAATATCCAAATTCTTTTTTAAAAACAACTATAAAAAGATCAGCTTCAATAGGTGCAAATAGCACTATTGTATGTGGAATTACAATAAATGAATATGCAATGATTGGAGCAGGAAGTGTTGTAACGAAGGATGTAGGAAATCAAGAACTATGGTATGGAAATCCAGCAAAACACAAAGGGTATGTTTGTAAATGTGGACAAAAATGTGATAATAAATTAATTTGTGAGAATTGTAATGAAAATAATTAA
- a CDS encoding sugar 3,4-ketoisomerase, whose amino-acid sequence MITKLEEFKVLGDHRGQLVALEANRQIPFDVKRVFYIYGTLDGIPRGNHSHYKTKQFLIAVNGSCKVTLDNGKEKETFDLNKPNLGLFQDALIWGSMHDFSLDCVLMVLSDDYYDVSDYITNYDKFLEVVK is encoded by the coding sequence ATGATAACAAAATTAGAAGAATTCAAAGTATTAGGAGACCATAGAGGTCAGCTTGTAGCTCTTGAAGCAAATAGACAAATACCATTTGATGTAAAAAGAGTTTTTTATATTTATGGAACACTAGACGGAATTCCAAGGGGAAATCATTCTCATTATAAAACAAAACAGTTTTTGATAGCTGTAAATGGTAGTTGTAAAGTTACATTAGATAATGGAAAAGAAAAAGAGACGTTTGATTTAAATAAACCAAATCTAGGACTTTTTCAAGATGCTCTTATTTGGGGAAGTATGCATGATTTTAGTTTAGATTGCGTACTTATGGTTTTATCTGATGATTATTATGATGTAAGTGATTATATAACTAATTATGATAAATTTTTAGAAGTTGTAAAATAA